The Sulfolobus acidocaldarius DSM 639 genome has a window encoding:
- a CDS encoding ACT domain-containing protein, producing MTQEKVVRVIGYYRDPSFLERIIGQFRKLLMDINWMQARKVSDNGLYEIYFGIPYTNNFEIAIANLSKTVDVEKVELLEDATVTTYIIKQDGNVIKGDSVDAEEYDMVVYKPVFSKITVLSWGVISGKNLY from the coding sequence GTGACCCAAGAAAAGGTAGTTAGAGTAATTGGTTACTACAGAGACCCTAGTTTCCTAGAAAGAATAATAGGTCAGTTTAGAAAACTACTCATGGACATAAACTGGATGCAGGCTAGAAAAGTCTCAGACAACGGACTTTACGAGATATATTTTGGAATACCATATACTAACAACTTTGAAATTGCTATAGCAAATTTAAGTAAAACAGTTGATGTGGAAAAAGTTGAACTACTGGAAGATGCTACTGTAACTACATACATAATAAAGCAAGACGGAAACGTAATTAAGGGAGATAGTGTAGATGCAGAGGAATATGACATGGTCGTTTATAAACCAGTTTTTTCTAAGATTACTGTACTAAGTTGGGGTGTTATAAGTGGCAAAAATCTATACTGA
- a CDS encoding UbiA family prenyltransferase encodes MSVKAYLELIRVHNVVGSAVSAFMGYVIATTWKFTPLFFLPLLVVSLIAAGGYVINDVYDIEVDKINKPERPLPSGRIAVNIARRFSIVLFAVGLIISIPLGLIPFGFALITIVLLYEYARSLKKLGLVGNFIVALTSALSAYYGGLASGSLLGNFIIPTIYIFFFTLSREFVKGIEDIEGDKRNGVNTLAVKLGEKSTWIIAKIILGILIFTSPLPYFLGFNVIYLIGILALDVLLVYILILHNTIESATKARSLMKIYAIGTLIVFTLGSLRI; translated from the coding sequence ATGAGTGTTAAAGCTTACTTGGAACTGATCAGAGTACATAACGTCGTAGGTTCTGCAGTTTCAGCCTTCATGGGCTATGTAATAGCAACCACGTGGAAGTTTACACCACTTTTCTTTCTCCCGCTACTTGTGGTAAGCCTAATAGCAGCTGGTGGTTATGTAATCAATGATGTCTACGACATAGAAGTTGATAAAATAAATAAGCCAGAAAGACCCTTACCCTCTGGTAGGATTGCAGTAAACATAGCTAGAAGGTTCTCCATTGTACTATTCGCTGTTGGGCTAATAATTTCAATTCCTCTAGGATTGATTCCTTTTGGCTTTGCACTCATAACTATAGTACTACTATATGAATATGCAAGGTCATTGAAGAAACTAGGCTTAGTGGGAAACTTTATCGTAGCTCTTACCAGTGCGCTCTCTGCGTATTACGGTGGACTAGCAAGTGGTTCACTTTTGGGTAACTTCATAATTCCCACAATTTACATCTTCTTCTTCACCTTATCGAGAGAATTCGTAAAGGGAATAGAGGACATTGAAGGAGATAAACGAAATGGTGTAAATACGTTGGCAGTGAAATTGGGGGAGAAAAGTACTTGGATAATAGCTAAAATTATTCTTGGAATCCTAATATTCACCTCACCTTTACCCTATTTTCTTGGATTTAATGTAATATATCTCATAGGCATTTTAGCACTAGATGTTCTCCTTGTATACATATTGATTCTCCACAACACTATAGAAAGTGCTACAAAAGCTAGGAGCTTAATGAAAATTTACGCTATAGGAACCTTAATCGTCTTCACATTGGGAAGTTTAAGAATATGA
- a CDS encoding GTPase has protein sequence MIKQILAYIRKSDLVVEVLDAREPDLTRSKRLENYVMENQKKLLIVLNKGDLIPVEVLEKWKKFIEENEGIPTIYISATRHLGTKVLREKIKELIEGEGKIIFIGYPKTGKSSIINALKGRHSATTSKHPMSYGYTRSIQLFRIDNRIFAWDTPGIIPPDGNELERIIRGANVDKLEDPVRGAKLLIERIEGIDKSVLRNTYKIDYSNYLDFLEKLALKRGWILKTSHEPNIDEAAKAFIRDYHEGKIIYYLLPENVNK, from the coding sequence ATGATTAAACAGATTCTCGCTTACATCAGGAAATCAGATCTTGTAGTAGAGGTATTGGACGCAAGAGAACCTGATCTCACCAGATCTAAGCGACTAGAAAACTACGTGATGGAGAATCAAAAGAAATTACTCATAGTCTTAAACAAAGGAGACTTGATCCCTGTAGAAGTTTTAGAGAAATGGAAAAAATTCATAGAGGAAAATGAAGGTATACCTACAATATACATATCAGCCACACGACATCTAGGTACAAAGGTTCTCAGAGAGAAAATTAAGGAACTGATAGAGGGTGAAGGTAAAATAATTTTCATTGGTTATCCAAAGACTGGAAAGTCTTCAATAATAAACGCCTTAAAGGGACGGCATTCAGCAACTACCTCTAAACACCCTATGAGCTATGGATATACAAGAAGTATTCAGCTTTTCAGAATAGATAACAGAATATTTGCATGGGATACACCTGGGATAATACCCCCTGATGGCAACGAGCTTGAAAGAATCATAAGAGGAGCAAATGTGGATAAGCTGGAGGATCCAGTTAGAGGAGCAAAATTGTTAATAGAGAGAATAGAAGGAATAGATAAAAGCGTTCTTAGAAATACGTATAAAATAGATTACTCTAATTACTTGGATTTCTTGGAAAAACTTGCACTAAAGAGAGGATGGATTCTAAAGACCAGTCATGAACCTAACATAGATGAAGCAGCCAAGGCTTTTATAAGGGATTATCATGAAGGCAAAATAATTTATTATTTACTACCTGAAAACGTTAACAAATGA
- a CDS encoding acetolactate synthase large subunit encodes MPSGARIVVDSLKREGVKVIFGIPGLSNMPIYDAFLEDLKNGELRHVLMRHEQAAAHAADAYARVSGFPGVCTATSGPGVTNLVTGLISAYWDSSPVVAIAGQVVRPSIGKMAFQEADTIGIFEHITKYVIEVKKIEELPQMIKNAFYIAGTGRPGPVVVDIPRDILNEKMEDVKWPEKPIVPGYREFPTIIDRQKIKKAAELLINAERPIILAGTGATWSNATEEILELAELLHTPIISTFPGKSAIPHDHPLYFGPMGYYGRAEASMAALESDVMLVVGARLSDRTITSYDEMKETKKKFIMVNVDPTDGERGLKVDINLVGNAKTLLRELIKAVVEVGKKNDKSEWVKRIKEYQEYYSQFYYIEENNKLKPWKILKIIRNSIPRNSIVTTGVGQHQMWAEVFWDVLEPRTFLSSTGMGTMGFGLPAAIGAKLAKPDRVVVDLDGDGSFLMTATNLATAVDENIPIISVIFDNRTLGLVRQVQDLFFGRRIVGVDYGPSPDFVKLAESFGALGFNATTYEELEKSIKIAIKENIPSVIRLPIDKEELALPTLPPGGKLKQVIVRDPRKGS; translated from the coding sequence ATGCCTAGTGGTGCTAGAATAGTAGTAGATTCTCTAAAAAGAGAAGGAGTAAAAGTAATCTTTGGAATACCAGGTTTATCAAATATGCCCATATATGACGCATTCCTAGAGGATCTAAAGAATGGTGAACTAAGACATGTTCTAATGAGACACGAGCAAGCTGCAGCACATGCCGCAGACGCTTATGCTAGAGTATCAGGATTTCCAGGAGTTTGCACCGCAACCTCAGGACCAGGAGTTACCAATCTAGTAACTGGATTAATATCTGCTTACTGGGATTCCTCCCCTGTAGTTGCAATAGCAGGACAAGTAGTAAGACCGTCAATTGGAAAGATGGCTTTTCAAGAGGCGGACACTATAGGTATTTTTGAGCATATAACAAAGTACGTGATAGAAGTTAAAAAAATAGAAGAATTGCCACAAATGATAAAGAATGCATTCTATATCGCTGGAACTGGAAGACCGGGACCAGTAGTAGTTGACATACCTAGAGATATACTAAATGAAAAAATGGAAGATGTTAAATGGCCTGAAAAACCTATAGTTCCTGGTTACAGAGAATTCCCCACGATTATAGATAGACAAAAAATCAAGAAAGCTGCAGAACTGTTAATAAACGCTGAGAGACCCATAATATTAGCAGGAACAGGGGCAACCTGGTCTAATGCTACAGAGGAAATACTTGAATTAGCAGAGCTATTGCATACACCTATAATATCGACATTCCCTGGAAAAAGTGCAATACCTCATGATCATCCACTATACTTTGGTCCTATGGGATATTATGGAAGAGCGGAAGCATCAATGGCTGCCCTAGAATCAGACGTAATGTTGGTTGTGGGAGCTAGACTAAGTGATAGGACAATCACATCTTACGACGAGATGAAAGAGACTAAGAAAAAGTTCATAATGGTAAATGTTGACCCTACCGATGGAGAAAGAGGATTAAAAGTAGACATAAACCTTGTGGGTAATGCAAAGACGTTATTGAGAGAACTAATAAAAGCTGTAGTAGAGGTAGGTAAAAAGAACGATAAAAGTGAGTGGGTAAAGAGAATAAAAGAATATCAGGAATATTATTCACAATTCTACTACATAGAGGAAAACAATAAACTGAAGCCTTGGAAAATACTTAAGATTATAAGAAACTCAATTCCTAGGAATTCAATAGTAACGACAGGAGTTGGGCAACATCAAATGTGGGCTGAAGTTTTTTGGGATGTTTTAGAACCCAGAACTTTTCTCTCCTCCACAGGAATGGGAACTATGGGATTTGGACTGCCAGCAGCTATCGGTGCAAAGTTGGCAAAACCAGACAGAGTAGTTGTAGATCTAGACGGAGATGGATCATTCCTGATGACTGCAACTAATTTAGCCACTGCAGTAGATGAAAACATTCCCATAATATCCGTAATATTTGATAACAGAACCTTAGGTTTAGTAAGGCAAGTTCAGGACCTGTTCTTTGGAAGAAGGATAGTAGGAGTAGACTATGGACCTTCGCCAGACTTCGTAAAGCTTGCTGAATCATTTGGAGCACTTGGTTTTAACGCTACAACATATGAAGAATTGGAGAAGTCCATAAAAATTGCTATAAAGGAGAATATTCCTTCTGTAATTAGATTACCTATAGATAAGGAGGAGTTAGCTTTACCCACATTACCTCCAGGTGGAAAGTTAAAACAGGTGATAGTACGTGACCCAAGAAAAGGTAGTTAG
- a CDS encoding magnesium-dependent phosphatase-1 — protein MIKLVVFDADKTLWTHSNISIFRPPIRLIDENSVEDSIGNKLRLFENVRETLSEIRQMGLFTAMATWNIPEKTELVLSTLKLKDYFDVIVSNEHPYKFLYIIEIINKLSRLKNVKIKPDEIIFVDDRRSHFGNIWLYVGKVNCLEMWVDVTSYTQLLEKIKTIYKLKEESKKIYNNA, from the coding sequence ATGATAAAATTAGTGGTCTTCGATGCGGATAAGACATTATGGACCCATTCAAATATCTCAATTTTTCGACCTCCAATAAGATTAATTGATGAAAATAGTGTTGAAGACTCAATAGGTAACAAATTAAGATTATTTGAAAATGTTAGGGAAACATTGTCTGAAATTAGACAAATGGGATTGTTTACAGCTATGGCAACGTGGAACATACCTGAAAAGACAGAACTTGTTTTATCTACTCTTAAATTAAAAGATTACTTTGATGTCATAGTATCTAATGAACATCCTTATAAATTTCTTTATATTATAGAAATAATAAATAAATTAAGTAGGCTGAAGAATGTTAAGATTAAACCAGATGAAATTATATTTGTTGATGATAGAAGATCTCACTTCGGAAATATATGGCTATATGTGGGGAAGGTGAATTGTTTAGAAATGTGGGTTGATGTCACAAGTTATACTCAACTACTGGAAAAAATTAAAACTATTTATAAACTAAAGGAAGAAAGTAAAAAGATATACAATAATGCTTAA